A section of the Myxococcus virescens genome encodes:
- a CDS encoding fatty acid desaturase, giving the protein MSAAPQEDSDALPSPAARPVRGVRPTSVAARLRAEYAREVAALGYHAHSVPGALAHLALHLGLAVAMAAAFELLLPHAPRAAWLLYPLMAFLIATRFRAVGNMLHEACHGMLVRGKRHNRNLGHLLAVLDLTALDPYRRDHFSHHLHLGDAEKDLDFQPRRRFGFADPDRPFVKSHLLRPLLLVHLPAFIRPVLFHREDPVWVTLLRWSFIGGLLAVAHFVVGWDVFLRAYVIPYFVAYQVIRYWSDAVDHAGIISSADEFHRSRNHVFAWGWLNRLVFPRNDEYHLTHHLFPAVPTPFQGRVHQLLLRDADYAARDHAFSSLTR; this is encoded by the coding sequence GTGAGCGCCGCGCCGCAGGAGGACAGCGACGCCCTGCCGTCCCCGGCCGCCCGGCCCGTGCGTGGCGTGCGCCCGACCTCCGTCGCCGCGAGGCTGCGCGCCGAATACGCACGAGAGGTCGCCGCGCTCGGCTACCACGCGCACTCCGTGCCCGGCGCGCTGGCCCATCTGGCGCTGCACCTGGGCCTGGCCGTGGCCATGGCGGCGGCGTTCGAGCTGCTGCTGCCACACGCGCCGCGCGCCGCCTGGCTCCTGTACCCGCTGATGGCCTTCCTCATCGCGACGCGCTTTCGCGCGGTGGGAAACATGCTCCATGAGGCGTGTCACGGCATGCTCGTGCGCGGCAAGCGCCACAACCGGAACCTGGGGCACCTGCTGGCGGTGCTCGACCTGACGGCCCTGGACCCGTATCGAAGGGACCACTTCAGCCACCATCTCCACCTGGGGGACGCGGAGAAGGACCTGGACTTCCAGCCGCGCCGCCGCTTCGGCTTCGCGGACCCGGACCGGCCCTTCGTGAAGTCGCACCTGCTGCGGCCCCTGCTGCTCGTCCACCTGCCCGCCTTCATCCGCCCGGTGTTGTTCCACCGCGAGGACCCGGTCTGGGTGACGCTGCTGCGCTGGAGCTTCATCGGCGGCCTGCTCGCCGTGGCGCACTTCGTCGTGGGCTGGGACGTGTTCCTGCGCGCCTACGTCATCCCCTACTTCGTCGCCTACCAGGTCATCCGCTACTGGTCGGACGCGGTGGACCACGCGGGCATCATCTCCTCCGCGGACGAGTTCCACCGCTCCCGCAATCACGTCTTCGCGTGGGGCTGGCTCAACCGGCTCGTCTTCCCGCGCAACGACGAGTACCACCTCACGCACCACCTCTTTCCCGCGGTGCCCACGCCCTTCCAGGGGCGCGTGCATCAGCTGCTGCTGCGCGACGCGGACTATGCCGCGCGCGACCACGCCTTCTCGTCCCTGACGCGGTAG
- a CDS encoding FtsX-like permease family protein codes for MTLWSLTVQSVLARPRSWVVGLLAAGAAALLTPGVSLMGSIHDGTRRSLIESGAGDLQVYAAASTGTPQVVVGPGGVPDLQPIPDYGALEPRLRDLPGVQEVVPLELGMGAVFRGNALDEKLAVLREAARAPASEERDARLRRLGEDLRLTLARVARNADRRSEAFAEEPAFADDLRVLRDAAEPAFWERLTEDPQGLLEVLENRVARQAGEGEELPVDYLGTDVARFARAFPRFELVSGQLPPPGTRGLVMGHATYEQHFKHPIAVRMDTLRRERERGLTLAEDEQLRTLVERNVAEVPDLVARLDIERATALQAGLARVLGEPGELEALLARFLSVDDANFDTRFGQFYGELAPSLPLYRLKPGDVLSLKTPLESGTAVPVRVFGTFRFRGLGGDDGRVNTMSVVDLVTARHLSGRFTQAQQDEARALFETFGMEGEAMAPPESLDAFHPPDIVDAEAQTAHTEQAPVFERARALPETFSEDELSRGTVLQAAVVLAPGASAEDVAARMRALPGGEALATVGWQEAGGLLGGLVVMLQAVLLLFALLMTSFVALVAAGTLLLLARERVAEVGTLRAVGMQRREVFTSLLLEGSLLGGIGSVLGAVLGAALLSLATGDGVAVEDGSLQFFLGGPVLRPALSLGGTAAVVVAVTAVVLLATLVPAWRGSAVAPIEAMRKGEG; via the coding sequence GTGACGCTGTGGTCGCTCACCGTTCAAAGTGTGCTGGCCCGCCCCCGAAGCTGGGTGGTGGGGCTGCTGGCGGCAGGCGCGGCGGCGCTGCTGACGCCGGGCGTGTCGTTGATGGGCAGCATCCATGACGGCACGCGGCGAAGTCTCATCGAGAGCGGCGCGGGGGACCTCCAGGTCTACGCCGCCGCCTCCACGGGAACGCCCCAGGTGGTGGTGGGGCCCGGGGGCGTCCCGGACCTGCAACCGATTCCGGACTACGGCGCCCTGGAGCCCCGGCTGCGCGACCTCCCCGGCGTCCAGGAGGTGGTGCCGCTGGAGCTGGGCATGGGCGCCGTGTTTCGTGGCAACGCCCTGGATGAAAAGCTGGCGGTGTTGCGCGAGGCGGCGCGGGCGCCGGCCTCCGAGGAACGGGACGCACGGCTGCGCCGTCTGGGCGAGGACCTGCGGCTGACGCTGGCGCGGGTGGCGCGCAACGCGGATCGCCGGAGCGAGGCCTTCGCGGAAGAGCCTGCCTTCGCGGATGACCTGCGCGTGCTGCGGGACGCGGCCGAGCCCGCCTTCTGGGAGCGGCTGACCGAGGACCCACAGGGCCTGCTGGAGGTGTTGGAGAACCGCGTGGCGCGGCAAGCGGGCGAGGGGGAAGAGCTTCCGGTGGACTACCTGGGCACGGACGTGGCGCGCTTCGCTCGGGCCTTCCCGCGCTTCGAGCTCGTCTCCGGGCAGCTTCCTCCGCCAGGGACGCGGGGCCTCGTCATGGGGCACGCGACGTACGAGCAGCACTTCAAGCACCCCATTGCCGTGCGCATGGACACGCTGCGCCGCGAGCGCGAGCGGGGCCTCACGTTGGCGGAGGACGAGCAACTGCGCACGCTGGTGGAGCGCAACGTCGCGGAGGTGCCGGACCTGGTGGCTCGCCTGGACATCGAGCGCGCCACGGCGCTCCAGGCCGGACTGGCCCGCGTGCTGGGAGAGCCGGGCGAGCTGGAGGCCCTGCTGGCGCGCTTCCTCTCGGTGGACGACGCCAACTTCGACACCCGCTTCGGACAGTTCTACGGGGAGCTGGCGCCCTCGCTGCCGCTGTACCGGCTCAAGCCCGGGGACGTGCTGTCACTGAAGACGCCGCTGGAGAGTGGCACCGCCGTGCCGGTGCGAGTCTTCGGCACCTTCCGCTTCCGGGGCCTGGGCGGCGACGACGGCCGGGTCAACACCATGAGCGTGGTGGACCTCGTCACGGCGCGGCACCTGTCTGGCCGCTTCACCCAGGCACAACAGGACGAGGCGCGGGCGCTGTTCGAGACCTTTGGCATGGAAGGGGAGGCCATGGCGCCCCCCGAGTCCCTGGACGCCTTCCATCCGCCCGACATCGTGGACGCGGAGGCGCAGACGGCGCACACCGAACAAGCCCCGGTCTTCGAGCGCGCTCGGGCCCTGCCGGAGACCTTCTCCGAGGACGAGCTCTCACGCGGCACGGTGTTGCAGGCCGCGGTGGTGCTGGCGCCCGGCGCCTCCGCCGAGGACGTCGCGGCCCGCATGCGCGCGCTGCCCGGTGGTGAAGCCCTGGCCACGGTGGGTTGGCAGGAGGCGGGTGGGCTGCTGGGCGGTCTGGTGGTGATGCTCCAGGCGGTGCTGCTGCTCTTCGCGCTGCTGATGACCTCCTTCGTCGCGCTGGTCGCCGCTGGAACGCTGCTGCTGCTGGCGCGGGAACGCGTGGCGGAGGTCGGCACGCTGCGCGCGGTGGGAATGCAACGTCGCGAGGTCTTCACCTCGCTGCTGCTGGAAGGGTCGCTGCTGGGCGGTATCGGCAGCGTCCTGGGCGCGGTGCTGGGCGCGGCGCTGCTGTCGCTTGCGACCGGGGATGGCGTGGCGGTGGAGGATGGCTCCCTGCAGTTCTTCCTGGGCGGGCCGGTGCTGCGTCCAGCGCTGTCGCTGGGAGGAACCGCGGCCGTGGTGGTGGCGGTGACGGCCGTGGTGCTGCTGGCGACACTGGTACCGGCGTGGCGAGGCAGCGCGGTGGCGCCCATCGAAGCCATGCGGAAGGGCGAGGGCTGA
- a CDS encoding class I SAM-dependent methyltransferase has protein sequence MAAPHEPASLAQSLHFWARNASNESALFQTALRVGLFDALTVEGRGEPLPVETLAERLGCSARGLRSLLELLVCLDFVRMDDARRFSLAPHTATLLGDAAFRQQLQAELPWWGPMGMLADAVKSGEPVDFEGQRWDVLSHLRERLVAPTPFATPAHEDFFDRFTRSGLRTQVLLAAGQSGLLAALAEDVRTEQALGESTSTRAPGVLLEALAVLGMTRRQEDGWVLTPEAKALLEGKALAYLVRSLSVSARYWEALGRLDETVRHERYVLDLKDPEVSGRFYADNSQQITAVFATHFQLSRRAAATLAGVRPLEGAAVLDIGTGSGVWGAAFARASSSTHVTYFDQAIVLEQVRRNVAKLEVADRARFWPGNLFTQDFGAADFDVIILPQVLNVLSPKDVPDIFARVARALRPDGILVIAEYVLNERRDGPLDHLYFGFRRFMTNEGDLLSASEYAKLLADVGLTTSVCIPLPTQELVFAARDGVALPTALAPPPRPPSV, from the coding sequence ATGGCCGCCCCCCACGAGCCCGCCTCCCTCGCACAGTCACTCCACTTCTGGGCGCGCAACGCCTCCAACGAGTCCGCCCTCTTCCAGACAGCGCTCCGGGTGGGGCTCTTCGACGCACTCACCGTGGAGGGCCGTGGTGAACCACTGCCAGTGGAGACGCTGGCGGAGCGGCTCGGCTGTTCCGCGCGAGGACTCCGCTCACTGCTGGAGCTGTTGGTGTGCCTGGACTTCGTCCGCATGGACGACGCGCGCCGCTTCAGCCTCGCGCCCCACACCGCCACCCTCCTGGGCGACGCGGCCTTCCGCCAGCAGCTTCAAGCCGAGCTCCCCTGGTGGGGCCCCATGGGGATGCTGGCCGACGCCGTGAAGTCCGGCGAGCCGGTGGACTTCGAGGGCCAGCGCTGGGACGTACTCAGCCACCTGCGCGAGCGACTGGTAGCGCCGACGCCGTTCGCCACTCCCGCGCACGAGGACTTCTTCGACCGCTTCACCCGCAGCGGCCTGCGTACCCAGGTTCTCCTGGCCGCGGGACAGAGCGGGTTGTTGGCGGCGCTCGCCGAGGACGTCCGCACGGAGCAGGCGCTGGGCGAGTCCACGTCCACGCGTGCCCCCGGGGTGCTGCTGGAAGCGCTGGCCGTGCTGGGAATGACGCGGCGTCAGGAGGATGGGTGGGTGCTGACACCTGAGGCGAAGGCGCTGCTGGAAGGAAAGGCCCTGGCCTACCTGGTGCGCTCGCTGTCCGTGTCCGCGCGGTACTGGGAGGCCCTCGGACGCCTGGACGAGACGGTGCGCCACGAGCGCTACGTGCTCGACCTGAAGGACCCCGAGGTGAGCGGGCGCTTCTACGCGGACAACTCCCAGCAAATCACCGCCGTGTTCGCCACCCACTTCCAACTCAGCCGCCGCGCCGCGGCCACGCTCGCGGGCGTGCGTCCGCTGGAGGGCGCCGCGGTGCTGGACATCGGCACCGGCTCGGGCGTGTGGGGCGCGGCCTTCGCGCGCGCGTCGTCCTCCACACACGTCACGTACTTCGACCAGGCCATCGTGCTGGAGCAGGTGCGCCGCAACGTCGCGAAGCTGGAGGTCGCGGACCGGGCGCGCTTCTGGCCAGGGAACCTCTTCACCCAGGACTTCGGCGCCGCGGACTTCGACGTCATCATCCTCCCGCAGGTGCTCAACGTGCTGAGCCCGAAGGACGTCCCGGACATCTTCGCGCGCGTGGCCCGGGCACTGCGTCCGGACGGCATCCTCGTCATCGCTGAGTACGTGCTCAACGAGCGCCGCGACGGCCCCCTGGACCACCTCTACTTCGGCTTCCGTCGCTTCATGACGAACGAGGGTGACCTGCTGTCCGCGTCCGAGTACGCGAAGCTGCTCGCGGACGTGGGCCTCACCACGTCCGTCTGCATCCCCCTTCCCACCCAGGAACTGGTGTTCGCCGCGCGAGACGGCGTGGCCCTGCCCACCGCGCTGGCCCCACCGCCCCGGCCGCCTTCTGTCTGA
- a CDS encoding outer membrane lipoprotein-sorting protein codes for MNARRPLSVLLLGWTLLLPAVALAEAQPKLAPDALLRHIDEKMSFTSDYKGVIRLYETRKDGAKRAMEVHVYRREADNDLLFLSTKPRHLAGMGTLRIGRNLWDYEATTGSWRRNTQRTNLLNTFTCEADFDRSRLAEDYAGKDEGDDTVNGVAYRKLLLTAKNDQVTFPLMRIWVDPQNNIVKKVGYTASGRTLRTDIVRSYQRIKDPLSGKHVLHYKEVLETEEQEGTQMVVRYDEVVLAPLDANIFTKAWLESRLR; via the coding sequence ATGAACGCACGACGCCCGCTGTCCGTCCTGTTGCTCGGCTGGACCCTGCTGCTCCCGGCGGTGGCGCTCGCGGAGGCCCAGCCCAAGCTGGCGCCCGATGCCCTGCTGCGCCACATCGACGAGAAGATGTCCTTCACCAGCGACTACAAGGGCGTCATCCGCCTCTATGAGACGCGCAAGGACGGCGCCAAGCGGGCCATGGAGGTCCACGTCTACCGGCGCGAGGCCGACAACGACCTGCTCTTCCTCTCCACCAAGCCGCGGCACCTCGCGGGCATGGGGACGCTGCGCATCGGCCGCAACCTGTGGGACTACGAGGCGACGACGGGCTCGTGGCGGCGCAACACCCAGCGCACCAACCTGCTCAACACCTTCACCTGCGAGGCGGACTTCGACCGCTCGCGGCTGGCCGAGGACTACGCCGGCAAGGACGAGGGCGACGACACCGTCAACGGCGTGGCGTACCGCAAGCTGCTGCTGACGGCGAAGAACGACCAGGTGACGTTCCCGCTGATGCGCATCTGGGTGGACCCGCAGAACAACATCGTCAAGAAGGTGGGCTACACCGCGTCCGGCCGCACGCTGCGCACCGACATCGTGCGCAGCTACCAGCGCATCAAGGACCCGCTCTCCGGCAAGCATGTCCTCCACTACAAGGAAGTGCTGGAGACGGAGGAGCAGGAAGGCACGCAGATGGTGGTCCGCTACGACGAGGTGGTGTTGGCGCCGCTGGACGCCAACATCTTCACCAAGGCGTGGCTGGAGAGCCGCCTGCGCTGA
- a CDS encoding SDR family NAD(P)-dependent oxidoreductase, translating to MVQLVEEFLRAEARVRDVWVSPEVAWVVPRRAVRAAELDALLHERLGPAVPAVALVDALPRLDSGDVDAAALRQSMPPVPARLQALEDALRQQGIEAVALVGARRDEEVHTPLDALLPAALRLKAGGVAPVSSAQAPARMDAGGRPSLIDSGPRSMPAGAPRTLVELLQQAVTHAPEHVITFIDVQGQRETLTFAGLWDEALRLWGGLRARGAKAGDRVMLAMERPGDFVRGFWACTLGGVVPVPLALPASLERSQPGVARLISVSERLGTPWLLTEAKATAPLSEAGLRTLSLQSLSGAEPGPLAAVDPEAPAILSFTSGSTGRPKGVVLKHANLMAMGEGMVAGGWYLPGDVGVSWMPLDHVAGTSYPHLLALRTRTPHVLVARDYVLADVLRWLDLLTEFGGTMSWAPNFAYGLVADRLEREERRAWRLEQVRVLASGGESVLPATLRRFSEPLRDSGLREDAVCPAWGMAETSSFFSMTRGVRTHPVEAATELGPPPVGAALRVVDDADAVVPEGQVGHLQARGAQVLSGYLDDAELNARSFTADGWFRTGDMAVIQDGQMSIAGRQKEVLILHGNNVYPQDIEEVVESVPGVLPSYTVACPTRSGTAQTDELAVCFVPTPDAPPLAELLRSIREKVGRVLGFHVAHLLPLAREQVPRTELGKRGRTELRRRFEAGELGAEYHRALSVLGGPATMPPCLAVSRWVPRPLATRAGTRGAVVVIADEAFTEALREQADGREVVRVAPEASGELVRAIEALAERRVPCGDVVVLLPGAQETPAVRESLLRGEMTAPDERHQDAASRAPGRGVSGGVAAPDQGTAPDGAMQAAPAAHRAAPAQGAASNAVPQAAPAAHLAAPAQGTASDAVPQAAVASRMAPLLHALQSLSNRGEDAPVVRVLAVLPESGGDDAALLAALLTPGLLWSAVAEVPGLEARVAWTPPDASATAHAVARELSSQDAAREVAWREGTRWERVFTPWTPPPLAAPQRLNRGGLYLVTGALGGLGREWARQLRQGLDARLLLVGRRPHGPEARALESELGTSKYVSVDVTDEVALRNAVRDAEAHFGQSLDGAFHFAGTLTPVALEHETPETLVQGAAAHALGARAIATVLKDKPQAVCVFAASLMGTLGAGRHAAYCAGTAFLERFAERLTAQGRHAVAVSLSQVRETGLARSLGAAPPGYRVLEPSQALASVALAVEHAPAHLLSGVVGAAWPWRQAGLGEGQRLDTAHVFLVQRPGDVPPVGLSDAVLHPLPEWPRRADGAVDRDALAADLSGVGDGAAAGPFETVVMDAFHEVLGAQGVGVGSDFFTLGGSSLQATRVVARINERTGLQLREVALFEHPTATALAEHVRRVVDLTQLDISVLSDAQVDLLLRVLEPT from the coding sequence ATGGTGCAACTCGTCGAGGAGTTCTTGCGTGCGGAAGCGCGCGTCCGTGACGTCTGGGTGTCGCCCGAAGTGGCCTGGGTGGTGCCTCGGCGCGCGGTGCGAGCGGCTGAACTGGACGCACTGCTTCACGAGCGCCTGGGGCCGGCCGTGCCCGCCGTGGCGCTGGTGGATGCGCTGCCCCGGCTCGATTCCGGCGACGTGGATGCGGCGGCGCTGCGCCAGAGCATGCCGCCCGTGCCCGCGAGGCTTCAGGCCCTGGAGGACGCGCTCCGGCAGCAGGGCATCGAGGCGGTGGCGCTCGTGGGAGCCCGACGGGACGAGGAGGTCCACACGCCGCTGGACGCCTTGCTTCCCGCCGCACTGCGACTGAAGGCGGGGGGCGTGGCGCCCGTGTCTTCGGCCCAGGCTCCGGCGCGGATGGACGCGGGAGGCCGGCCTTCCCTCATCGATTCAGGACCGCGCAGCATGCCCGCGGGAGCGCCGCGGACGCTCGTCGAACTGCTCCAGCAGGCCGTGACGCACGCTCCCGAACATGTCATCACCTTCATCGACGTCCAGGGGCAGCGGGAGACGCTGACGTTCGCCGGGCTCTGGGACGAGGCGCTCCGGCTGTGGGGCGGTCTGCGGGCGCGGGGCGCGAAGGCGGGTGACAGGGTGATGCTCGCGATGGAGCGCCCGGGCGACTTCGTGCGTGGCTTCTGGGCCTGCACGCTCGGCGGCGTGGTGCCGGTGCCGCTGGCGCTGCCGGCGTCGCTGGAGCGCTCGCAGCCTGGCGTCGCGCGGCTCATCTCGGTGTCGGAGCGGCTGGGGACACCGTGGCTGCTCACGGAGGCGAAGGCCACGGCGCCGCTGTCGGAGGCGGGGCTGCGCACCCTGTCGCTGCAATCCCTGTCGGGCGCGGAGCCGGGGCCCCTCGCGGCCGTGGACCCGGAGGCGCCCGCCATCCTCTCCTTCACGTCTGGGAGCACCGGACGTCCCAAGGGCGTGGTGCTGAAGCACGCCAACCTGATGGCGATGGGCGAGGGGATGGTGGCCGGCGGTTGGTACTTGCCCGGGGATGTGGGCGTGAGCTGGATGCCCTTGGACCACGTAGCGGGGACGAGCTACCCCCACCTGCTCGCGCTGCGCACCCGAACGCCCCATGTGCTGGTGGCGCGCGACTACGTCCTGGCGGACGTGCTGCGCTGGCTGGATTTGCTCACGGAGTTCGGCGGGACGATGAGCTGGGCCCCCAACTTCGCCTACGGCCTGGTGGCGGACCGGCTGGAGCGCGAGGAGCGCCGCGCGTGGCGGCTGGAGCAGGTGCGGGTGCTGGCCTCTGGTGGCGAGTCCGTGTTGCCCGCGACGCTCCGGCGCTTCTCCGAGCCCCTGCGCGACAGCGGACTGCGCGAGGACGCGGTGTGTCCGGCCTGGGGCATGGCGGAGACGTCGTCCTTCTTCTCGATGACGCGGGGCGTGCGGACCCATCCCGTGGAAGCGGCGACGGAGCTGGGGCCGCCTCCAGTGGGCGCGGCCCTGCGTGTGGTGGACGATGCCGACGCGGTGGTTCCCGAAGGTCAGGTCGGCCACCTGCAGGCCCGGGGTGCGCAGGTGCTGTCCGGCTACCTGGATGACGCGGAACTCAACGCGCGCTCCTTCACGGCCGATGGCTGGTTTCGCACCGGGGACATGGCCGTGATTCAGGACGGGCAGATGTCCATCGCGGGGCGCCAGAAGGAGGTCCTCATCCTCCACGGCAACAACGTCTACCCGCAGGACATCGAGGAGGTGGTGGAGTCGGTTCCTGGCGTGCTGCCGTCGTACACCGTGGCCTGCCCGACGCGGAGCGGTACGGCACAGACGGATGAACTGGCTGTCTGCTTCGTGCCTACGCCGGATGCACCGCCGCTGGCGGAGTTGCTGCGGAGCATCCGGGAGAAGGTGGGCCGGGTGCTCGGCTTCCATGTCGCGCACCTGTTGCCCCTGGCGCGCGAGCAGGTGCCGCGCACGGAGCTGGGGAAGCGGGGCCGCACCGAATTGCGGCGCCGTTTCGAGGCAGGCGAGCTGGGGGCCGAGTATCACCGCGCGCTGAGCGTCCTGGGCGGACCCGCCACGATGCCGCCGTGCCTGGCGGTGTCCCGGTGGGTGCCTCGGCCGCTGGCGACCAGGGCGGGAACACGCGGTGCCGTGGTCGTCATCGCGGACGAAGCCTTCACTGAGGCATTGCGCGAACAGGCCGATGGCCGCGAGGTGGTGCGGGTGGCGCCGGAGGCGAGCGGTGAGCTCGTTCGTGCCATTGAGGCCCTTGCGGAGCGCCGTGTGCCCTGTGGCGACGTGGTGGTGCTGCTGCCGGGGGCGCAGGAGACGCCCGCGGTCCGCGAGTCTTTGCTTCGCGGGGAGATGACGGCTCCGGATGAGCGCCATCAGGACGCTGCCTCCAGAGCGCCTGGCAGAGGCGTGTCCGGGGGCGTTGCCGCACCTGACCAGGGCACGGCCCCGGACGGCGCGATGCAGGCGGCGCCGGCCGCGCATCGGGCCGCACCTGCCCAGGGCGCGGCCTCGAATGCCGTGCCGCAAGCGGCGCCGGCCGCGCATCTGGCCGCACCTGCCCAGGGCACGGCCTCGGATGCCGTGCCGCAAGCGGCGGTGGCCTCTCGCATGGCGCCACTGCTTCATGCGCTCCAGTCCCTGTCCAACCGAGGCGAGGACGCTCCGGTCGTGCGCGTGCTCGCGGTGCTTCCGGAGTCGGGAGGGGACGACGCGGCTTTGCTGGCCGCCTTGCTGACGCCGGGCCTGCTCTGGAGCGCCGTGGCGGAGGTTCCGGGGCTGGAAGCGCGGGTGGCATGGACGCCACCGGATGCATCCGCCACCGCCCATGCTGTCGCCCGCGAACTCTCCTCCCAGGATGCCGCGCGCGAGGTGGCGTGGCGGGAAGGCACGCGGTGGGAGCGCGTCTTCACCCCATGGACGCCGCCACCGCTCGCGGCACCCCAGCGCCTCAATCGGGGAGGACTCTACCTGGTCACAGGCGCGCTCGGTGGCCTGGGACGTGAATGGGCACGTCAGCTGCGGCAGGGGCTGGACGCCCGGCTGCTGCTCGTGGGGCGGCGCCCTCATGGGCCCGAGGCGAGGGCGCTGGAGTCCGAGCTGGGCACCTCGAAGTATGTCTCCGTGGACGTCACGGACGAGGTCGCGCTTCGGAATGCCGTGCGCGACGCGGAGGCGCACTTCGGTCAGTCGCTCGACGGCGCCTTCCACTTCGCGGGCACGCTGACGCCCGTCGCGTTGGAGCACGAGACGCCGGAGACACTGGTACAAGGCGCCGCCGCACATGCACTGGGCGCGAGGGCCATCGCGACCGTCTTGAAGGACAAGCCCCAAGCCGTCTGCGTCTTCGCGGCGTCGTTGATGGGGACGCTGGGCGCGGGCCGCCACGCGGCCTACTGCGCCGGCACGGCCTTCCTCGAACGGTTCGCCGAGCGGCTGACCGCACAGGGCCGCCACGCGGTGGCGGTCTCACTGAGCCAGGTGCGGGAGACGGGGCTCGCGCGCTCACTAGGGGCCGCGCCGCCGGGGTACCGGGTGCTGGAGCCATCCCAGGCCCTGGCCTCCGTGGCCTTGGCGGTGGAGCACGCGCCCGCGCACTTGCTGTCAGGCGTGGTGGGGGCGGCCTGGCCCTGGCGTCAGGCGGGATTGGGCGAGGGGCAGCGCCTGGACACGGCCCATGTCTTCCTGGTGCAGCGGCCGGGAGACGTCCCGCCCGTGGGACTCTCCGACGCGGTCCTTCATCCCCTGCCGGAATGGCCCCGCCGCGCGGACGGCGCGGTGGACCGTGATGCCCTGGCCGCTGACCTCTCCGGGGTGGGGGACGGCGCCGCCGCCGGGCCATTCGAGACGGTGGTGATGGACGCCTTCCACGAGGTCCTCGGAGCCCAGGGCGTGGGCGTCGGTTCTGACTTCTTCACGCTGGGCGGCAGCTCGCTCCAGGCCACCCGGGTGGTGGCGCGCATCAATGAGCGCACCGGCCTGCAACTGCGCGAGGTGGCCCTGTTCGAGCACCCCACGGCCACGGCGCTGGCGGAGCACGTGCGGCGCGTGGTGGACCTGACGCAGTTGGACATCTCGGTGCTCAGCGACGCGCAGGTGGACCTGCTCCTGCGCGTGTTGGAGCCCACGTGA
- a CDS encoding ABC transporter permease — translation MRALLQIAFRNLLAHRERGLLLLIVLAGASAVLVGVMSVSAGVARAQREAVRTFLAGDLNVGGYFKEHPDSIFPVVGDTSRVRSVLQPHVPAECQVRERGRGSATAGAGRHRVRSYLMSLDVAAEGNAGFRVRTGSLEALAQPRTVALSTSLAERLQVEVGELATLFVQMPGGKRNAVDVEVVALLERAGVLGESAGLLVSNAMLRELYGFRPDSASVIQLLCGDGTELEPLAGTLRGALQQAGYEVLPPAHEAYGDKLGPLLREGWAGQKLDVSTWEDEAAFLDFVGQGLGLLLVLVGAVVFGVVVVGLFVSLNVSVRERTREIGTLRAMGMQRRSLVAAFMLEGLLVGWAASLVGAGMAAGLGVLLRDVLPVPDALSTLFFSGTLPLAPTLGHVVAAVLLVTLGAGLASIVPAFRAASLPPRSAMESL, via the coding sequence ATGCGCGCACTTCTCCAGATTGCCTTCCGAAACCTCCTGGCCCACCGAGAGCGGGGCCTGTTGCTGCTCATCGTGCTCGCGGGCGCCAGCGCCGTGCTGGTGGGCGTGATGTCCGTGAGCGCGGGCGTCGCCCGGGCGCAGCGCGAGGCGGTGAGGACCTTCCTCGCGGGCGACCTCAACGTCGGGGGTTACTTCAAGGAGCATCCCGACTCCATCTTCCCCGTGGTGGGTGACACCTCGCGGGTCCGCTCCGTCCTCCAGCCGCACGTGCCCGCGGAGTGCCAGGTGCGCGAGCGGGGCCGGGGCTCGGCCACCGCGGGCGCGGGACGGCACCGGGTGCGCTCGTACCTGATGAGCCTGGACGTCGCGGCCGAGGGCAACGCGGGCTTCCGGGTGCGCACCGGTTCGCTGGAAGCCCTCGCGCAGCCACGCACGGTGGCGCTGTCCACGTCGCTGGCGGAGCGGCTCCAGGTGGAGGTGGGCGAGCTGGCCACGCTCTTCGTGCAGATGCCCGGTGGCAAGCGCAACGCGGTGGACGTGGAGGTGGTGGCCCTGCTGGAGCGCGCGGGTGTCCTGGGCGAGTCCGCGGGGTTGCTGGTGTCCAACGCGATGCTGCGCGAGCTGTATGGCTTCCGTCCGGACTCGGCGAGCGTGATTCAGCTCCTCTGCGGCGACGGCACGGAGCTGGAGCCGCTGGCGGGGACGCTGCGTGGCGCGCTCCAGCAGGCCGGCTACGAGGTGCTGCCGCCCGCGCACGAGGCCTACGGCGACAAGCTGGGGCCCCTGCTGCGCGAGGGCTGGGCGGGCCAGAAGCTGGACGTGAGCACCTGGGAGGACGAGGCGGCCTTCCTCGACTTCGTGGGCCAGGGCCTGGGGCTGCTGCTGGTGCTGGTGGGCGCGGTGGTGTTCGGCGTCGTGGTGGTGGGGCTCTTCGTCTCGCTCAACGTGTCGGTCCGCGAGCGCACGCGGGAGATTGGAACGCTGCGCGCCATGGGCATGCAGCGCCGCTCGCTGGTGGCCGCCTTCATGCTGGAGGGGCTGCTGGTGGGGTGGGCGGCCTCGCTCGTGGGCGCTGGCATGGCGGCGGGTCTGGGGGTGCTCCTGCGTGACGTGCTGCCAGTGCCGGACGCGCTCTCCACCCTGTTCTTCAGCGGCACGTTGCCGCTGGCGCCCACCCTGGGGCACGTGGTGGCCGCGGTGCTCCTGGTGACGCTGGGCGCGGGCCTGGCTTCCATCGTCCCGGCTTTCCGGGCCGCTTCGCTTCCTCCTCGTTCCGCCATGGAGTCCTTGTGA